The following nucleotide sequence is from Micromonospora sp. WMMD1120.
CGACGACTCGGCACGTGTCACGCGGGGTGGAAGGAGCCACGTTGGCGGCGGCTTCCTGGCGAAGGGTCGGTGGCGGGGCGGATCGGACGGGGACGGTTAGGGCAGGCGGCGTTCCCAGGGTTTCCCCGCGTGGCACTCGTGATGTGGGTGCCGGCGGGGCATTCAGGGCGTCGAGAGTGAGTCGCTCCTCGGCTGCCGACGATGGGGCGTTTGGTGACGGCTCGGCGTCCATCGCGACAGTGTTGTCGGCGGCAGCGGGCAACGCGGCCACCGTGGTGGCGGCAGTGCTGCCGAGCAACACGGCCGTGAGCGTTTGCAGTGGCCGGGGTAAGTGCAGCACGACGTGCCAGCGCAGGCGGTCGGCGAGGGATTGGCGGGTGTGTTCTGCGATGGCGACGGCAAGGAGTAGCCACAGCAGCCAGGCCCCGACTTGCCCCAGCAAGGCGAGGAAACCGGCGCTCAGTGGCTGGCTCAGCCACCCACGTAACTGGTCCGCCGACACTACCCCGGGGCTGATCCAGCCGACCCGGTAGAGCAGTATCGGTGGTGCCAGTGCGAGCACGAAGGTGCCGGCGCGTATGAGCACTGCTGAGGTTCGTATCGCCATGGGGTGTCTCCCTCCCGAGGTGCGCAAAGGGCGGTGAGACAGACCGTAGGAGCTGGATGCGCTGCTGAACCGATGCCGGTGCTAACAGCACCTCACACGGCCTTACACGGCCTTACACCGGCAGGTCACAGCCTTGCCGTTCCTCCGCGTCCCGCGACGTGGGGGGTGAGGTGACGATGCGGATTCGTTGCTGCTTTCTTCCCTCTTCACAAACACGCTCTTCGATGGACATGATCGCTGTAGACGAATTGCCGTCTACCCGATGTCGAGGAGGCCGCTATGCGGATACGACTTTCTGCCCACTTCCCCCGCGCTGCGCATGCCGTCGCGGTTGCCGCCGCCGTAGTAGTCGCGAGCGCTGGCCTCGTCGGCCTCAGCGCTCAGCCGGCGCCAGCCACGCCCCCGGGCATCCCATCGAAGGCGACAGCGCAATCGCAGCTCAACGCGCTGATCGTGGCCACAGAAGGCTCGACCAGCGGCTACTCCCGCGACCTGTTCCCGCACTGGATTGCCATCAGCGGTAGCTGTAACACCCGCGAGCAGGTCCTCAAGCGCGACGGCACCTCGGTCGTCGTCGACAGCTCCTGCGCGGCCACCTCGGGTCGCTGGTACAGCCCGTACGACGGGGCGACCTGGACGGCGGCCTCCGACGTCGACATCGACCACGTGGTGCCTCTCGCGGAGGCGTGGCGCTCCGGCGCCAACTCGTGGACCACCAGCCGCCGGCAGAGCTTCGCCAACGACCTGAGCCACCCGCAGTTGATCGCGGTGACGGACAACGTCAACCAGGCCAAGGGCGACCAGGACCCCTCCACCTGGCAGCCGCCCCTGTCGTCGTATCGATGCACGTACAGCAAGATGTGGATCGCAGTGAAGTACACCTGGGGCCTGAGGCTGCAATCCTCGGAAAAGTCGGCGCTACAGGCCGTGCTCAACACCTGCAGCTCTTGACCACAGCATCGGCCAGCGGCAGCTGAGGGTTTCCAGTTAAGCGGTGTCGGGAGTTGCCTCGTCGGCGTGGGGTGACTTGGGTGGTGGCGATTTGGGTTGCTGATTGATGGCGCTGTTTCGTAGGTCGGTCAAGGTGGATACCGCCGCGTCTCGGCGTGGGCTGAACGCCTGCGGTTCGGTGGCTGCGAGTTCGTGGAAGTACCGCACCCCTTCGGCAACTGAATCGAGGATCTGCTCCGACGTCTCTCCGAGAATGCGCGCTATGTTTCCGACGGTCCACAGGGACGTGGCGAGGTTGGGTAGGTAGGCGTCGCGGTTGCCGTCGGCCAATTCCCGGTTAAGCTGGACGGCTTCCTGGCTGGCGGCGAGCGCCTCGGCGCGGCGTCCTGCCGCTGCCAACTGAACGGCGTGGTTGTTCAGCGACATGGCGAGGTCGGGTAGGTAGGCGTCGCGGTTGCCGTCGGCCAACTCCCGGCGCAGGTCGAGGGCTTCCTGGCTGGCGGCGAGCGCCTCGGCGTGGCGTCCTGCCGCCAGCAACTGAAGAGCGTGGTTGTTCAGCGACGTGGCGAGGTTGGGTAGGTAGGCGTCGGGGTTGCCGTCGGCCAACTCTTGGTAGAGGTCGAGGGCTTCTTGGCTGGCGGCGAGTGCCTCGGCGTGGCGTCCTGCCTCCGCCAACTTGGGAGCGTGGTTGTTCAGCGACATGGCGAGGTCGGGTAGGTAGGCCTCACGGTTGCCGTCGGCCAACTCCCGGCAGAGGTCGACGGATTCCTGGCTGGCGGCGAGTGCCTCGGCGCGGCGTCCTGCCTCCGCCAACTTGTGAGCGTGGTTGTTCAGCGACGTGGCGAGGTTGGGTAGGTAGGCGTCGGGGTTGCCGTCGGCCAACTCCCGGTAGAGGTCGAGGGCTTCCTGGCTGGCGGCGAGTGCCTCGGCGCGGCGTCCCACTTCCGCCAACTTGGGAGCGTGGTTGTTCAGCGACGTGGCGAGGTTGGGTAGGTAGGCGTCGGGGTTGCCGTCGGCTAACCTCCGGCGCAGGTCGAGGGCTTCCTGGCTGGCGGCGAGTGCCTCGGCGCGGCGTCCCACTTCCGCCAACTGAAGAGCGTGGTTGTTCAGCGACATGGCGAGGTCGGGTAGGTAGGCGTCGGGGTTGCCGTCGGCCAACTCCCGGTAGAGGTCGAGGGCTTCCTGGCTGGCGGCGAGTGCCTCGGCGCGGCGTCCCACTTCCGCCAACTGAAGAGCGTGGTTGTTCAGCGACATGGCGAGGTCGGGTAGGTAGGCGTCGGGGTTGCCGTCGGCCAACTCCCGGTAGAGGTCGAGGGCTTCCTGGCTGGCGGCGAGTGCCTCGGCGCGGCGTCCCACCTCCGCCAACTTGTGAGCGTGGTTGTTCACCGACGTGGCGAGGTTGGGTAGGTAGGCCTCACGGTTGCCGTCGGCCAACTCCCGGTAGAGGTCGAGGGATTCCTGGCTGGCGGCGAGTGCCTCGGCGCGGCGCCCCACCTCCGCCAACCGAATGGTGTGCAGGGTCAGTAGGTACGCTCGGTCGTTTGACTCGGTCTCCGCAGCCGCGGCGGTCAGCGCGTGAGTGGTCAATGCGACCGCGATCCGGCCGAACTCGATCGAGGGGTGCGGCACCCGCCGCGCTGTCCGCTGGACCCAGTCGGGATCGAGTTCAGCCGTGACGAGCAGGGCCGCGGCCCGCGAGGCGAGCATTCCGGGAAACTGGTGGCCGACCTGGAGCACGGCCTCAGTCATCACCGGCAGATCCGCGGCCAGCGCCACCTCGATCATCTCCGCAGCGTCGGACTGGTGGCTGCGCGCTCGGCTCAGAACCGTCAACGCCTGGACCGCCTGACCGGGAGCCAACCCTTGCAGGATCCTGCTGCGCTCGGCCGGGGTGCTTTCGGACAGGACCGCGACCGCCAGGTTCTCGGCGAGTAGGTCCGGCTGCAATGTACCCAGCCCACCGCCCGTCCCGGCTGCCGGGTACAGACCGTACAACCAGTCCACGTACCCGTTGACCACCTCTGGCTGCGCCCCGCCTAGGCCCGGCACCCGGCGGACCAGCTCCATGGCCTGCTCACGGCTGTCCGCACCCAGCAGCGCCGCCACAGCGACTAACCGCCGCAGTACGCCGTCGGCATTTGACGCACCCGCACCTGGTAGACCATCGCGGCGGGCCCGGTGCCGCCAGTACCGGGCCTCATGGCCCAGCACCTCGGCCAGCACGTCGTACCGGTCATCACCACGGGGCCCGCCCAACACCGCCAGCAGCGCCTGCGCATGCAACCGCAACACCGGAACATCAGAACCCAACCCGCCCAGTGGAACATCACCCGGAGGCCGGCGACCCAGCCGGGCGGAGAACGCCACCATCGCCTCCCCCACGATCTGCTGCGGGGTGTAGTCCTCAATACGAGCCGGTACCTCTATGACGTTCGCCGGCAGGGTCAACGCGTCCACCAGATGGGCCTGTGGCGGGTACGCCGCCGACAGCGATGACCACCACAACCCGGCCGACCGGGCCAGCAACAACACCCGCACACCACCGGCCCCCTGCGCGATACACAACAGGTGCGCCAACGCGTGCGGGTCACGGGTCTCGGCGTAATCCACCGTCAGCAACAACCGGCCCGGCCGGTCACCCGTCTCAAGCTGCCCGGCGACCGTCGCCTCCCCGTCGAGTGCCACAGCCCAGCACTCCCAGCCCGTCAACCGGCCCGCGAAATGTCGCCCCAACCGGGTCTTGCCTACACCGCCCGCACCCACCAGCAGCCGCACCACGCTCGCGTCCGGATCCGCACACCACCTGTCCAACGCCGCCAGTAGCCACCCACGACCCACGAATCCGACCACCGCCGCCTGCGGGCGCAAAAGCCACACCACCGATTCCGGCAGCTCCGCCACTAACGCCCCCGCGACCGCCCGATCCCGCCGATCCCGCCGTTGCCGCGCGACCCGAACCCACTCCAGGACCGACGGCGCGAACGCTCCCACCACCGCCGCCGCTACGCCCGCGACCACTGTCCAGACCGGCTTGTCGTCCGTGACCAAGGCCCACACCGCCGCCGCAGCGACCGCTGCCGGAACCAGCACCGCCCACCAGCAGCGCCCGACCCACCTCAACCCAGCCCGAAGCACACCCGCACGATACTGAAGGTGATCAGACCAACACACAGTCGATCGTCCCAGAATGGCATCCGCTCATCGGCATGATCGGTCGCCGCGCTGGCGTCCGTTCGCCACTACGCTCCGTGACCCGCGCGCAGCCTGCCGCCCGCCTGTCTGCGGCAGATCCGCGCGTCCGGCTTTGGTGAGCAGTCGGCTATGCAAGCTTGGCTAGAGGCGATGGTGCCCAGCGATGCTCGCCGTCGCGTCGTCTTCATCAGTGTGGCCGGCGCCCCGACCGCAGTTCTTGCCTACGATCCAGCGGCCTCGTCATACGGGCCAGCAAGCGTCTCGATCGCTAAAGGCAGCGGCTCTGGTTCCTCCCACATGAGGCTCACCAAGCACTCCCAGGGCTCATCTCCCTCGCTGACCGCGTCGACGTAGGCCTTCGCATTCCGCAGGCTCATCCGCGGCGCCTGCTGGCGGATATACCGCAGCGCCGCCATCCTGTCCCCACGCTGTACGAGGGCACGGACCTCAGCGAGCAGCG
It contains:
- a CDS encoding HNH endonuclease family protein yields the protein MRIRLSAHFPRAAHAVAVAAAVVVASAGLVGLSAQPAPATPPGIPSKATAQSQLNALIVATEGSTSGYSRDLFPHWIAISGSCNTREQVLKRDGTSVVVDSSCAATSGRWYSPYDGATWTAASDVDIDHVVPLAEAWRSGANSWTTSRRQSFANDLSHPQLIAVTDNVNQAKGDQDPSTWQPPLSSYRCTYSKMWIAVKYTWGLRLQSSEKSALQAVLNTCSS
- a CDS encoding tetratricopeptide repeat protein, with the protein product MVTDDKPVWTVVAGVAAAVVGAFAPSVLEWVRVARQRRDRRDRAVAGALVAELPESVVWLLRPQAAVVGFVGRGWLLAALDRWCADPDASVVRLLVGAGGVGKTRLGRHFAGRLTGWECWAVALDGEATVAGQLETGDRPGRLLLTVDYAETRDPHALAHLLCIAQGAGGVRVLLLARSAGLWWSSLSAAYPPQAHLVDALTLPANVIEVPARIEDYTPQQIVGEAMVAFSARLGRRPPGDVPLGGLGSDVPVLRLHAQALLAVLGGPRGDDRYDVLAEVLGHEARYWRHRARRDGLPGAGASNADGVLRRLVAVAALLGADSREQAMELVRRVPGLGGAQPEVVNGYVDWLYGLYPAAGTGGGLGTLQPDLLAENLAVAVLSESTPAERSRILQGLAPGQAVQALTVLSRARSHQSDAAEMIEVALAADLPVMTEAVLQVGHQFPGMLASRAAALLVTAELDPDWVQRTARRVPHPSIEFGRIAVALTTHALTAAAAETESNDRAYLLTLHTIRLAEVGRRAEALAASQESLDLYRELADGNREAYLPNLATSVNNHAHKLAEVGRRAEALAASQEALDLYRELADGNPDAYLPDLAMSLNNHALQLAEVGRRAEALAASQEALDLYRELADGNPDAYLPDLAMSLNNHALQLAEVGRRAEALAASQEALDLRRRLADGNPDAYLPNLATSLNNHAPKLAEVGRRAEALAASQEALDLYRELADGNPDAYLPNLATSLNNHAHKLAEAGRRAEALAASQESVDLCRELADGNREAYLPDLAMSLNNHAPKLAEAGRHAEALAASQEALDLYQELADGNPDAYLPNLATSLNNHALQLLAAGRHAEALAASQEALDLRRELADGNRDAYLPDLAMSLNNHAVQLAAAGRRAEALAASQEAVQLNRELADGNRDAYLPNLATSLWTVGNIARILGETSEQILDSVAEGVRYFHELAATEPQAFSPRRDAAVSTLTDLRNSAINQQPKSPPPKSPHADEATPDTA